Genomic DNA from bacterium:
ATGCCTGCGCTTTTCGAGCCCTGCCTGGCGTTTGTCGGCGCGAGATCAGTGGATTGGCTGGAGCGAGACGGCCCGTTGTAGCAATCTCCAGCGGGTGGTCTTTAGCGCTCTCGAAGAATGACCCTAATGTGCTCGGCAGAAATGGCCCCCTCCTCTGCTCGCCAGATTTGACCCTATTCTGATCGCGTCGAGATCCGTTTCGGTCTGGCTCAAGTCGTTGCCTGGCGGCGACAAGAAGTTCGCCGGGCAGATGGGCTGAGGGCTACTAGCCCTCCCGAATGAAATCGGATAAGAGAGATCTCTCCGGCAAGAAAACCGAAGGCCCAGGATACAAGACTGTCGATCTCCCTGGGCCTTCCTGCCTGCGGCATGGAGCCGCAGGTCGAAGTGTCGCCGGAAAGGGGGATGCTTGTCCAGTGTTCAAGAGCCCGAGGAGACGATTCGAGAGAATTACCGGCAGTTCGTTTGCCAGCTATGTGAGGAGGAAGTCGTGATCTGCTCGCACTGCGATCGAGGGCAGTGCTACTGCGGCAAGGAGTGTTCGATGCAGGCTCGGCGCGAATCCA
This window encodes:
- a CDS encoding DUF4338 domain-containing protein → CLRFSSPAWRLSARDQWIGWSETARCSNLQRVVFSALEE